One genomic region from Salvia hispanica cultivar TCC Black 2014 chromosome 2, UniMelb_Shisp_WGS_1.0, whole genome shotgun sequence encodes:
- the LOC125208499 gene encoding ferric reduction oxidase 2-like isoform X2 codes for MASLGMINAVRTAILLFALVIFLGNIMMWIIMPTDTYYNIWVPHLMAATNSTFFGIQGPIMMDFTFPILLIAVLGCFYLHLGKKENTVTISKARSLKFMRRPMIVKGFGIVTLTEMALFSMFIALCVWYFGGYLRHWFEQVHQRSSSKHEKVWQTKLDRVGIVTGVTGNLCLTFLFYPVTRGSSILPMLGLTSEGSIKYHIWLGHLAMALFTIHGSIYFIYWIITHRLSEALKWGDNYVSNIAGEISLLCGLVMWITSYPKIRRKMFDLFLYTHYLYIFFMIFFILHIGIGFACIMLPGFYLFVMDRYLRFLQSRNKARLVSARLLSCNTVELNFSKSRGLSYNPTSTIFINVPSISKLQWHPFTIISNSNLEPQKLSVLIKCEGNWTRSLYDMLSSPSPLNRLEVAVEGPYGPAATHFLRHDTLVMISGGSGITPFISIIRELIFLNSTLKCKTPKIILISAFKNSSHLSILDLIIPTHSSHTPTSNSCNLDLQVEAYVTREKGRHKDQIAKPRTLWFKPEACDMPISPTLGPNSWLCLAAIISSSFAIYLMLLGVFTQYIVYPIDQNTNMLYSYTKKGSASMMFLCFSVVVAASTVFLWNKKRNAEEAKQVQDIDDSGTSGSTSNSSFDQDDVEMESLPLQSIIKSVNVHYGQRPNLKRILLEIKESRVGALVSGPKKMREEVAAICSSGQADNLEFESFSFTW; via the exons ATGCCGTTAGAACAGCAATTCTGTTGTTTGCTCTGGTGATATTTCTTGGGAATATCATGATGTGGATTATTATGCCAACTGATACTTACTACAATATTTGGGTGCCTCATCTCATGGCTGCTACTAATTCAACCTTCTTTGGAATACAAG GTCCAATCATGATGGATTTCACATTTCCCATTTTGCTGATTGCTGTTTTGGGATGCTTTTATCTGCATCTGGGGAAGAAGGAAAATACTGTCACAATAAG CAAAGCAAGGAGTTTGAAGTTCATGAGGCGACCGATGATTGTTAAGGGGTTTGGGATTGTTACTCTAACTGAGATGGCCCTTTTCAGCATGTTCATAGCTCTCTGTGTTTGGTATTTTGGAGGCTATCTGCGCCATTGGTTTGAGCAAGTTCATCAAAGATCTTCTTCCAAACATGAAAAAGT GTGGCAAACAAAGTTGGATAGAGTAGGCATAGTGACAGGAGTGACTGGAAATTTGTGTTTGACATTTTTGTTCTATCCAGTCACAAGAGGTTCATCCATTTTGCCTATGTTGGGATTAACATCTGAGGGAAGCATCAAATACCATATTTGGCTTGGACACTTGGCCATGgctctcttcactattcatggttcaatctactttatttactgGATCATCACTCACAGATTATCAGAg GCGCTGAAATGGGGAGACAACTACGTATCAAACATAGCAGGAGAGATCTCACTGTTATGTGGATTGGTGATGTGGATTACATCTTACCCTAAAATTAGAAGGAAAATGTTTGATCTCTTTCTCTACACTCACTACCTCTACATTTTCTTCATGATTTTCTTCATCTTGCACATTGGAATTGGCTTTGCTTGCATTATGCTCCCTGGATTCTATCTCTTTGTGATGGATCGATATTTGAGGTTCTTACAATCAAGAAACAAAGCTAGACTTGTTTCCGCACGACTTCTCTCTTGCAACACGGTCGAACTCAACTTTTCCAAAAGTCGAG GTTTGAGCTACAATCCaactagtactattttcatAAATGTGCCATCCATATCTAAGCTTCAATGGCACCCTTTCACCATCATCTCAAATAGCAACTTGGAGCCACAAAAGCTAAGTGTGTTGATCAAATGTGAAGGCAATTGGACTAGAAGCCTCTATGACATGCTCTCTTCCCCTTCCCCCCTCAATCGCCTTGAGGTAGCCGTGGAGGGGCCGTATGGCCCAGCCGCCACTCATTTCCTAAGGCACGACACGCTGGTGATGATCAGTGGAGGGAGTGGCATCACTCCATTCATCTCCATAATCCGAGAGCTCATCTTCCTCAACTCCACACTAAAATGCAAGACCCCCAAGATCATTCTCATCTCCGCGTTCAAGAACTCATCACATCTCTCCATATTAGACCTAATCATCCCTACTCATTCCTCTCACACTCCCACCTCCAATTCTTGCAACCTCGACCTACAAGTCGAGGCCTATGTGACCAGGGAGAAAGGGCGACACAAAGACCAAATCGCAAAACCTCGTACACTTTGGTTCAAGCCAGAGGCATGTGACATGCCCATATCACCCACGCTAGGCCCCAACAGTTGGCTGTGCCTTGCTGCGATAATATCATCGTCTTTCGCCATCTATCTCATGCTGCTCGGGGTCTTCACTCAGTATATAGTCTACCCCATCGATCAAAACACCAACATGCTCTATTCCTACACCAAGAAAGGATCCGCGAGTATGATGTTCCTCTGCTTCTCTGTGGTCGTGGCAGCCAGCACTGTGTTTCTGTGGAACAAGAAACGCAATGCAGAAGAGGCCAAGCAAGTTCAAGACATTGATGACTCTGGGACTAGTGGATCAACATCCAATTCGTCGTTTGATCAAGATGATGTGGAGATGGAGAGCCTTCCACTGCAGTCGATAATCAAATCTGTCAATGTGCATTATGGTCAGAGGCCTAACCTCAAGA GGATTTTGCTGGAGATTAAAGAATCAAGAGTTGGAGCACTTGTTAGTGGGCCCAAGAAGATGAGAGAGGAAGTTGCAGCCATATGTTCATCTGGGCAGGCAGACaatcttgagtttgaatccTTCAGCTTCACTTGGTGA
- the LOC125208499 gene encoding ferric reduction oxidase 2-like isoform X1, giving the protein MASLGMINAVRTAILLFALVIFLGNIMMWIIMPTDTYYNIWVPHLMAATNSTFFGIQGPIMMDFTFPILLIAVLGCFYLHLGKKENTVTISSKARSLKFMRRPMIVKGFGIVTLTEMALFSMFIALCVWYFGGYLRHWFEQVHQRSSSKHEKVWQTKLDRVGIVTGVTGNLCLTFLFYPVTRGSSILPMLGLTSEGSIKYHIWLGHLAMALFTIHGSIYFIYWIITHRLSEALKWGDNYVSNIAGEISLLCGLVMWITSYPKIRRKMFDLFLYTHYLYIFFMIFFILHIGIGFACIMLPGFYLFVMDRYLRFLQSRNKARLVSARLLSCNTVELNFSKSRGLSYNPTSTIFINVPSISKLQWHPFTIISNSNLEPQKLSVLIKCEGNWTRSLYDMLSSPSPLNRLEVAVEGPYGPAATHFLRHDTLVMISGGSGITPFISIIRELIFLNSTLKCKTPKIILISAFKNSSHLSILDLIIPTHSSHTPTSNSCNLDLQVEAYVTREKGRHKDQIAKPRTLWFKPEACDMPISPTLGPNSWLCLAAIISSSFAIYLMLLGVFTQYIVYPIDQNTNMLYSYTKKGSASMMFLCFSVVVAASTVFLWNKKRNAEEAKQVQDIDDSGTSGSTSNSSFDQDDVEMESLPLQSIIKSVNVHYGQRPNLKRILLEIKESRVGALVSGPKKMREEVAAICSSGQADNLEFESFSFTW; this is encoded by the exons ATGCCGTTAGAACAGCAATTCTGTTGTTTGCTCTGGTGATATTTCTTGGGAATATCATGATGTGGATTATTATGCCAACTGATACTTACTACAATATTTGGGTGCCTCATCTCATGGCTGCTACTAATTCAACCTTCTTTGGAATACAAG GTCCAATCATGATGGATTTCACATTTCCCATTTTGCTGATTGCTGTTTTGGGATGCTTTTATCTGCATCTGGGGAAGAAGGAAAATACTGTCACAATAAG CAGCAAAGCAAGGAGTTTGAAGTTCATGAGGCGACCGATGATTGTTAAGGGGTTTGGGATTGTTACTCTAACTGAGATGGCCCTTTTCAGCATGTTCATAGCTCTCTGTGTTTGGTATTTTGGAGGCTATCTGCGCCATTGGTTTGAGCAAGTTCATCAAAGATCTTCTTCCAAACATGAAAAAGT GTGGCAAACAAAGTTGGATAGAGTAGGCATAGTGACAGGAGTGACTGGAAATTTGTGTTTGACATTTTTGTTCTATCCAGTCACAAGAGGTTCATCCATTTTGCCTATGTTGGGATTAACATCTGAGGGAAGCATCAAATACCATATTTGGCTTGGACACTTGGCCATGgctctcttcactattcatggttcaatctactttatttactgGATCATCACTCACAGATTATCAGAg GCGCTGAAATGGGGAGACAACTACGTATCAAACATAGCAGGAGAGATCTCACTGTTATGTGGATTGGTGATGTGGATTACATCTTACCCTAAAATTAGAAGGAAAATGTTTGATCTCTTTCTCTACACTCACTACCTCTACATTTTCTTCATGATTTTCTTCATCTTGCACATTGGAATTGGCTTTGCTTGCATTATGCTCCCTGGATTCTATCTCTTTGTGATGGATCGATATTTGAGGTTCTTACAATCAAGAAACAAAGCTAGACTTGTTTCCGCACGACTTCTCTCTTGCAACACGGTCGAACTCAACTTTTCCAAAAGTCGAG GTTTGAGCTACAATCCaactagtactattttcatAAATGTGCCATCCATATCTAAGCTTCAATGGCACCCTTTCACCATCATCTCAAATAGCAACTTGGAGCCACAAAAGCTAAGTGTGTTGATCAAATGTGAAGGCAATTGGACTAGAAGCCTCTATGACATGCTCTCTTCCCCTTCCCCCCTCAATCGCCTTGAGGTAGCCGTGGAGGGGCCGTATGGCCCAGCCGCCACTCATTTCCTAAGGCACGACACGCTGGTGATGATCAGTGGAGGGAGTGGCATCACTCCATTCATCTCCATAATCCGAGAGCTCATCTTCCTCAACTCCACACTAAAATGCAAGACCCCCAAGATCATTCTCATCTCCGCGTTCAAGAACTCATCACATCTCTCCATATTAGACCTAATCATCCCTACTCATTCCTCTCACACTCCCACCTCCAATTCTTGCAACCTCGACCTACAAGTCGAGGCCTATGTGACCAGGGAGAAAGGGCGACACAAAGACCAAATCGCAAAACCTCGTACACTTTGGTTCAAGCCAGAGGCATGTGACATGCCCATATCACCCACGCTAGGCCCCAACAGTTGGCTGTGCCTTGCTGCGATAATATCATCGTCTTTCGCCATCTATCTCATGCTGCTCGGGGTCTTCACTCAGTATATAGTCTACCCCATCGATCAAAACACCAACATGCTCTATTCCTACACCAAGAAAGGATCCGCGAGTATGATGTTCCTCTGCTTCTCTGTGGTCGTGGCAGCCAGCACTGTGTTTCTGTGGAACAAGAAACGCAATGCAGAAGAGGCCAAGCAAGTTCAAGACATTGATGACTCTGGGACTAGTGGATCAACATCCAATTCGTCGTTTGATCAAGATGATGTGGAGATGGAGAGCCTTCCACTGCAGTCGATAATCAAATCTGTCAATGTGCATTATGGTCAGAGGCCTAACCTCAAGA GGATTTTGCTGGAGATTAAAGAATCAAGAGTTGGAGCACTTGTTAGTGGGCCCAAGAAGATGAGAGAGGAAGTTGCAGCCATATGTTCATCTGGGCAGGCAGACaatcttgagtttgaatccTTCAGCTTCACTTGGTGA